One genomic segment of Hordeum vulgare subsp. vulgare chromosome 2H, MorexV3_pseudomolecules_assembly, whole genome shotgun sequence includes these proteins:
- the LOC123429661 gene encoding uncharacterized protein LOC123429661 encodes MCVKGKNDGLSSPAGTSSTATAIVVLASLLLVASAAVFFLSPPAPAAAADEKPPPEPVELAIGVAGHEGWLDALRAWAKLACLRLRPLEPRCDLRSPGSMKKAARQSLAMGKEAVEHTAESAARAADETIGRTTEKVRRKVSSPSPSDGDL; translated from the exons ATGTGCGTGAAGGGCAAGAACGACGGGCTCTCGTCGCCGGCGGGGACAAGCAGCACGGCGACCGCCATCGTCGTCCTCGCGTCGCTGCTCCTCGTGGCCTCGGCCGCCGTGTTCTTCCTCTCGCCGCCGGCGCCGGCAGCGGCAGCGGACGAgaagccgccgcccgagccgGTGGAGCTCGCCATCGGCGTCGCCGGGCACGAGGGCTGGCTGGACGCGCTCCGGGCGTGGGCCAAGCTCGCGTGCCTCAGGCTCCGCCCACTCGAGCCAAG GTGCGACCTGAGGAGCCCGGGGTCGATGAAGAAGGCGGCGAGGCAGAGCCTGGCGATGGGCAAGGAGGCCGTAGAGCACACGGCGGAGTCCGCCGCGAGGGCCGCCGACGAGACCATCGGGAGGACCACCGAGAAGGTGAGGAGGAAggtctcctcgccgtcgccgtccgaCGGTGACCTGTGA